The following are encoded together in the Candidatus Methylomirabilis sp. genome:
- a CDS encoding helix-turn-helix domain-containing protein, giving the protein MTSATLAKKLKPLESPVDNELLRWLYLHLPPRPIKGRKMHHGYSEAVRILMRESGGLDAQNRTAVGQYLSAVIPFIEAYEKKAFPIGLATPEEVLGFLMEQHELSQYDLAKELGGQPVVSQILRGKRRLTREHIERLSKRFGVAPATFYPASTTI; this is encoded by the coding sequence ATGACAAGCGCCACACTTGCAAAGAAGCTCAAGCCGCTCGAGTCCCCGGTAGACAACGAGCTGCTTCGGTGGCTCTATCTCCATCTGCCGCCAAGACCTATCAAGGGTAGGAAGATGCATCACGGCTACAGCGAGGCGGTTCGTATCCTGATGCGGGAATCCGGAGGACTGGACGCCCAGAACCGCACGGCTGTCGGCCAGTACCTGAGCGCTGTCATTCCCTTCATCGAGGCGTATGAGAAAAAGGCGTTCCCTATTGGCTTAGCAACCCCCGAGGAAGTGCTGGGGTTCCTCATGGAGCAGCACGAGCTAAGCCAGTACGACCTCGCTAAGGAGCTTGGGGGCCAGCCGGTCGTGTCGCAAATCCTCAGAGGGAAGCGAAGGCTTACACGAGAGCATATCGAGCGGTTGAGCAAGCGATTTGGGGTAGCGCCCGCCACCTTCTACCCCGCAAGCACTACGATCTAA
- a CDS encoding type II toxin-antitoxin system HigB family toxin, translated as MKLIGRDVIQLFARKHPDSRSSLKSWMQTIESNSFKHFVDLTKTFGSADQVKPYTVFNISGNKYRLITVVDYALQFVSIEGVLTHAEYDEARWRK; from the coding sequence GTGAAGCTTATCGGACGAGATGTGATCCAGCTCTTCGCACGGAAACACCCCGACTCCAGGTCTTCTCTGAAGAGCTGGATGCAGACTATAGAGTCGAATAGCTTCAAGCACTTCGTCGATCTCACAAAGACCTTTGGTTCAGCGGATCAGGTCAAGCCGTATACCGTTTTCAATATCTCGGGGAACAAATACCGGCTGATTACTGTCGTAGATTACGCCCTGCAATTCGTGTCAATCGAGGGCGTGCTGACGCACGCCGAGTACGATGAGGCACGTTGGAGAAAGTGA
- a CDS encoding CoA-transferase, whose protein sequence is MDVLQAGVGEFSVTDPDDLRAFMRTEKRRAMVDKVMPEAGAVRRYVKDGDYVSFDFSSFTRGPASLVREIIRQRRRDLWFAAKFTLMETTLLAVGGCLRGVDVGFLGLGQLIGKWVQEGRIKVTEWTNGTLTLRHLAGAMGVPFLPTRNLLATDTLTYSGAKVVQDPFTGKPIALVPAVNPDVGLVHVHQCDIYGNARCFGPGVSPLETAMASKRTIISTEEIITTDEIRKEPSKTTIPYYMVDAVVYAPFGCLPGGTQGIYEMDIPHFLEFMGASRDEQKMAAYLDKYVYSVASHEEFLDKRVGMARLLELKRQATIKEGYH, encoded by the coding sequence ATGGATGTGCTGCAGGCAGGAGTCGGTGAATTCAGCGTCACAGATCCGGACGATCTGCGCGCCTTCATGCGCACCGAGAAGCGGCGGGCGATGGTGGACAAGGTCATGCCCGAAGCCGGGGCGGTTCGCCGCTATGTGAAGGACGGCGATTATGTCAGCTTCGACTTCTCCTCATTCACCAGAGGCCCGGCCTCGCTTGTTCGGGAGATCATCCGCCAACGGAGGCGTGACCTCTGGTTTGCGGCCAAGTTTACGCTGATGGAGACGACGCTGCTGGCGGTCGGAGGCTGTCTGCGTGGGGTCGATGTGGGATTTCTGGGCCTTGGCCAGCTCATCGGCAAGTGGGTGCAGGAGGGGCGGATCAAGGTGACGGAGTGGACCAACGGGACCTTGACGCTCCGCCATCTGGCCGGGGCGATGGGGGTGCCGTTTCTGCCGACCAGGAACCTGCTGGCGACAGATACCCTGACCTACTCCGGCGCCAAGGTGGTGCAGGATCCCTTCACCGGCAAGCCGATCGCGCTGGTCCCCGCCGTCAACCCCGATGTCGGGCTGGTCCACGTCCATCAGTGCGATATCTACGGCAACGCTCGCTGCTTCGGCCCTGGTGTATCACCGCTGGAAACGGCCATGGCGTCTAAGCGGACGATTATCTCGACCGAAGAGATCATCACGACCGACGAAATCCGCAAGGAGCCGTCGAAGACCACCATCCCGTACTACATGGTCGATGCCGTCGTCTATGCCCCGTTCGGCTGTCTGCCGGGCGGGACGCAGGGGATCTACGAGATGGATATCCCGCACTTCCTGGAGTTCATGGGCGCCTCGCGCGACGAGCAGAAGATGGCCGCCTATCTCGACAAGTATGTCTACAGCGTTGCCTCCCACGAAGAGTTTTTAGACAAGCGTGTGGGGATGGCGAGGCTCTTGGAGTTGAAGCGACAGGCGACGATCAAGGAGGGCTACCATTGA
- a CDS encoding CoA-transferase: protein MSDREFSESEFMICQCARLIQDGTLVFIGYGMPQIAAILAQRLHAPRMVQVYEFGAVGALPETPFVRFTMGGPRNCYRSLAWTNMNTIFAQAQLGMVDMGVLGATQIDRFGNLNSTMLGSDYYRPGKRFPGSGGANEVLSQCWQTVVVIKHEHRRFVEKVDFVTSPGYLDGTPEARERAGLPRDTGPWRVATSKALYGFDDRTKQMILLGVLRGLSVDDALKEMEFTPLIADRVEELSPPTPEELRILREEIDPDRAIIGSAGD, encoded by the coding sequence TTGAGCGATAGGGAGTTCAGCGAATCCGAGTTCATGATCTGCCAGTGCGCCCGGCTGATTCAAGACGGCACGCTTGTCTTCATCGGGTATGGGATGCCGCAGATCGCCGCGATCCTGGCCCAACGACTGCACGCCCCTCGGATGGTCCAGGTCTATGAATTCGGCGCGGTCGGGGCGCTCCCAGAGACCCCGTTCGTCCGCTTTACGATGGGCGGGCCGCGCAATTGCTATCGGTCGCTCGCCTGGACGAACATGAATACCATCTTCGCGCAGGCCCAGCTTGGGATGGTCGATATGGGTGTTCTCGGCGCCACCCAGATCGACCGGTTCGGTAACCTCAACTCGACCATGCTCGGGTCCGATTACTACCGCCCGGGGAAGCGATTTCCTGGCAGCGGTGGGGCCAACGAGGTGCTTTCCCAGTGCTGGCAGACGGTGGTCGTCATTAAGCACGAGCACCGCCGTTTCGTGGAGAAGGTCGATTTCGTGACCTCCCCCGGCTATCTGGATGGCACGCCCGAAGCCCGCGAGCGGGCCGGCCTGCCCAGGGATACCGGACCCTGGCGGGTGGCGACCTCCAAGGCTCTGTACGGATTCGATGACCGAACCAAGCAAATGATCTTGCTCGGGGTCCTGCGTGGTCTGAGCGTCGATGACGCCCTCAAGGAGATGGAGTTCACACCGCTCATTGCTGATCGGGTTGAGGAGCTTTCACCCCCGACGCCTGAGGAGCTTCGCATCCTTCGGGAGGAGATCGACCCCGATCGAGCCATCATCGGCTCTGCCGGGGATTAA
- a CDS encoding protein-methionine-sulfoxide reductase heme-binding subunit MsrQ, producing the protein MWGVALSPLLLLLYRFHTNQLGPNPISYATHLLGDTALRLLLASLALTPLRILFGIAWQMSLRRLLGLFAFFYVCLHFTVWIAVDHFFDWGELAPDIVKRPYITVGMFALTLLTPLAGTSTSGMIIRLGGKNWRRLHRLVYLIGLLGVLHYLWLAKKGVNDPYLYAAILAVLLGIRLWDWMRHKAWLGFPTWLHGGHSLIKTANGTRGD; encoded by the coding sequence GTGTGGGGCGTTGCGTTGTCGCCCCTACTGCTGCTCCTGTATCGCTTCCACACCAACCAGCTTGGCCCTAATCCGATCTCGTACGCCACACACCTGCTTGGCGACACCGCGCTCCGACTGCTGCTCGCCAGTCTTGCCCTGACGCCCCTTCGCATCCTGTTCGGGATCGCATGGCAAATGAGCCTGCGACGTCTGCTGGGATTATTCGCGTTCTTCTACGTCTGCCTCCACTTCACCGTCTGGATCGCGGTAGATCACTTCTTCGACTGGGGGGAGCTCGCGCCCGATATCGTCAAGCGACCCTACATCACCGTTGGCATGTTCGCCCTAACGCTGCTGACGCCGCTTGCCGGCACTTCCACATCAGGCATGATAATACGTCTGGGGGGCAAGAACTGGCGGCGGCTGCACAGGCTGGTCTATCTTATCGGTCTGCTCGGCGTGCTGCATTACCTGTGGCTGGCCAAAAAGGGCGTGAACGACCCGTATCTCTACGCCGCCATCTTGGCCGTCCTGCTGGGCATTCGCCTGTGGGACTGGATGCGACACAAAGCCTGGTTGGGCTTTCCGACATGGCTTCATGGGGGCCATTCGCTGATAAAGACCGCCAATGGAACGCGTGGGGATTAA
- the msrP gene encoding protein-methionine-sulfoxide reductase catalytic subunit MsrP: MLIRHAPDIAPSEITDYQLYLNRRSFLIGMAALALAPIGSVAAAPPAGAPLPAARNERFTLEDSQTPLESITTYNNFWEMGPNKDDPARLAHLLKPRPWTVQIDGHVARPKRYDIEELMRLFSLEERVYRLRCVEGWSMVIPWIGYPLASLIKRVEPTNKARFVEFTTLHDPAQFPGQRKSLLSFSSLDWPYVEGLRMDEALHPLTLLTFGLYGQVLPNQDGAPVRVVVPWKYGFKSAKSIVRIRFVSEQPKTAWEKAAPREYGFYSNVNPAVDHPRWSQATERRIGEFRRRKTLMFNGYADQVAALYAGMDLRRDF, from the coding sequence ATGTTGATCAGGCATGCCCCGGATATTGCACCGTCAGAGATTACGGATTATCAGCTCTACCTCAACCGGCGGTCGTTTCTGATCGGAATGGCGGCCTTGGCGCTGGCTCCGATCGGATCGGTCGCGGCGGCTCCGCCGGCCGGCGCACCTCTTCCTGCCGCCCGCAACGAGCGGTTTACCCTGGAGGATTCTCAGACCCCCCTTGAGAGCATCACAACCTACAATAATTTTTGGGAAATGGGTCCGAATAAGGACGATCCTGCGCGGCTGGCACATCTGCTCAAACCGCGCCCCTGGACGGTCCAGATCGATGGCCACGTGGCACGCCCCAAGCGGTACGACATTGAAGAACTGATGCGACTGTTCTCACTGGAAGAACGGGTCTATCGCCTGCGCTGTGTCGAGGGGTGGTCGATGGTGATCCCCTGGATCGGCTACCCGCTCGCGTCCCTCATCAAGCGGGTGGAACCAACAAACAAGGCCAGGTTCGTCGAGTTCACCACGCTCCACGATCCAGCGCAGTTCCCTGGACAGCGCAAAAGTCTCCTCAGCTTCTCCTCACTCGATTGGCCATACGTGGAGGGGTTGCGGATGGATGAAGCGCTCCACCCGCTCACGCTGCTCACATTCGGACTGTACGGGCAGGTGTTGCCGAACCAGGACGGCGCCCCGGTTCGCGTCGTCGTGCCGTGGAAGTACGGCTTCAAGAGCGCAAAGTCGATCGTGCGGATCCGCTTCGTGAGTGAACAACCAAAGACGGCATGGGAAAAGGCGGCCCCAAGGGAATATGGGTTTTACTCAAACGTCAATCCTGCCGTTGATCATCCGCGCTGGAGCCAGGCAACCGAGCGCCGAATCGGGGAGTTTCGACGGCGAAAGACGCTGATGTTCAACGGCTACGCAGACCAGGTCGCGGCGTTGTACGCCGGAATGGACCTGCGACGGGACTTCTGA
- a CDS encoding sigma factor translates to MAIIFAGLHARSYANPTITSHQTLPYYITEWRPLAEIHWEIFLAIYQKAKSFQGDSAFSTWLYRLTLNVSLARLRRRKSSTKVNPGGFLPCYREDGHHQVRPVFNWTNREESTGGCVASKKVGTKEEINPFFGKEGEGRMRE, encoded by the coding sequence TTGGCCATAATATTCGCAGGGTTGCACGCAAGAAGCTACGCGAATCCAACGATTACTTCTCATCAAACCTTGCCATACTATATCACGGAATGGCGACCTCTTGCGGAGATCCATTGGGAGATATTCCTGGCAATCTATCAAAAAGCCAAATCATTTCAGGGCGATTCAGCGTTCTCGACGTGGCTCTACCGCCTCACCCTGAACGTCTCCCTCGCCAGGCTTCGCAGGCGGAAGAGCAGCACAAAAGTCAACCCGGGCGGCTTCTTGCCATGCTATAGGGAGGACGGCCATCACCAGGTAAGGCCGGTTTTCAACTGGACGAATAGGGAAGAATCTACGGGAGGCTGTGTAGCGTCTAAGAAAGTAGGAACCAAGGAGGAAATAAACCCTTTCTTTGGCAAAGAGGGGGAAGGGAGGATGAGAGAATAA
- a CDS encoding penicillin-binding protein 1A — translation MAREEDLPNLLQLPIFQPGEPSLLYDDEGRVLGPIVPEYRIVVPLSRIPLKMRQAILAAEDARFYEHGALDLKGIARAAVRNLMSASVREGGSTITQQLAKTLFLSHERTLGRKVQELQLAGELEQTYTKDQILEMYLNSIYFGHGAYGIEAAAKTYFSKSATDLTVPEAALLAGLPRAPGRYSPLIDIKRAKVRRQYVLDRMVATGALKPAQARRANLSPVSVNPMFRSKGIAPWFVDYVRQQLEVRLGPIPVRQGGLQIYTTLNVGMQRAAMKAISRGIAAIVKRKAEQKASGSAAPEGALVALDARTGEIKAMVGGLDYGRSQFNRAVQARRQPGSAFKPFVYAAAFERGLTPWTILDDAPISFEIGAGKRSETWAPENVDRQYRGPVTLRRALEESINVPTVRLIAAIGVDPVIDLARRLGMTSELRREYAMALGVSEVSLLELTSAYQVFADRGTLVPPFAIRRVVGPGENVLEEQVPQPQQVMREEIAFVLTSVLEGVVERGTGKAAKRVGRPVAAKTGTTQAAEDLWFIGYTPSVVAGIWLGYDQRRSIGSHETAGKIAAPIWVDFMKQSLGDSPAEPFLPPEGVSQAWMNRRTGQPTSPTDPEAVKEYIVRGQEEVLPSDLALPATNGGSSPRPSDNAVLPPPPGR, via the coding sequence TTGGCGCGTGAGGAGGACCTTCCCAACCTTCTCCAGCTTCCGATCTTCCAGCCTGGCGAGCCAAGCCTCCTGTACGATGATGAAGGAAGGGTATTGGGCCCCATCGTTCCGGAATACCGGATCGTTGTTCCGCTCTCCAGGATTCCCTTGAAAATGCGACAGGCTATCCTCGCCGCCGAGGACGCCCGCTTTTATGAGCATGGGGCACTTGATCTGAAAGGGATCGCCAGGGCAGCCGTACGAAATCTCATGTCTGCTTCCGTGAGAGAAGGGGGCAGTACCATCACGCAGCAACTCGCCAAGACATTGTTCTTGAGCCATGAGCGGACTCTCGGACGAAAGGTACAGGAGTTGCAACTTGCCGGTGAACTCGAGCAGACTTACACAAAAGACCAGATCCTGGAGATGTATCTGAATTCCATCTATTTCGGTCATGGGGCGTATGGGATCGAGGCGGCCGCCAAAACCTATTTCAGCAAGAGCGCCACTGATCTCACCGTTCCTGAAGCCGCGCTTCTCGCTGGGCTTCCACGCGCCCCAGGGCGGTATTCGCCGCTGATCGATATCAAGCGCGCCAAGGTGCGTCGGCAGTACGTATTAGACCGGATGGTGGCAACGGGCGCGCTCAAACCGGCCCAGGCCCGTCGGGCCAATCTCTCGCCGGTCTCGGTCAATCCGATGTTCCGATCGAAAGGTATAGCGCCATGGTTTGTCGATTATGTCCGGCAGCAGCTTGAGGTGCGCTTGGGCCCGATCCCAGTCCGGCAGGGGGGGCTGCAAATCTACACCACCTTGAATGTCGGTATGCAGCGGGCAGCCATGAAGGCGATCAGTCGGGGCATTGCGGCCATCGTCAAGCGCAAGGCCGAACAAAAGGCGAGTGGAAGCGCGGCGCCGGAAGGGGCGCTGGTCGCGCTCGATGCCAGGACAGGCGAGATCAAGGCCATGGTAGGCGGCTTAGACTATGGTCGGAGTCAGTTTAATCGGGCAGTCCAGGCGCGACGGCAACCCGGTTCTGCCTTCAAGCCGTTTGTGTATGCGGCAGCGTTTGAGCGGGGGCTGACCCCCTGGACCATTCTTGACGATGCCCCGATCAGTTTTGAGATCGGTGCGGGGAAACGAAGCGAGACGTGGGCTCCGGAGAACGTAGACCGCCAGTATCGCGGTCCGGTGACGCTGCGTCGCGCACTTGAGGAGTCGATCAACGTGCCGACGGTCCGCTTGATTGCGGCGATCGGGGTCGATCCGGTGATCGATCTCGCCCGTCGGCTTGGGATGACCTCGGAGCTACGGCGGGAGTACGCCATGGCTCTTGGTGTCTCGGAGGTGAGCCTGCTGGAACTGACGTCGGCCTACCAGGTGTTCGCCGATCGGGGGACCCTGGTGCCGCCCTTCGCCATCCGGCGCGTGGTAGGCCCAGGCGAGAACGTGCTCGAAGAGCAGGTACCTCAGCCGCAACAGGTCATGCGCGAAGAGATTGCCTTTGTCCTGACCTCGGTCCTTGAGGGGGTTGTGGAACGTGGCACCGGTAAGGCCGCCAAGCGTGTCGGGCGTCCAGTCGCCGCGAAGACCGGAACGACTCAGGCCGCAGAAGATCTCTGGTTCATCGGCTATACCCCGAGCGTCGTAGCCGGGATCTGGCTGGGTTACGATCAACGCCGCTCGATCGGCTCTCACGAGACGGCTGGGAAGATTGCGGCGCCTATCTGGGTCGATTTCATGAAGCAGAGTCTTGGCGACAGCCCTGCTGAGCCCTTCCTTCCGCCTGAAGGGGTCTCGCAGGCTTGGATGAATCGAAGGACAGGACAGCCGACCTCGCCGACTGACCCTGAGGCCGTCAAGGAATATATTGTCCGAGGGCAGGAGGAGGTGTTGCCCTCAGACTTGGCGCTGCCGGCGACCAACGGCGGCTCTTCGCCGAGGCCGAGCGATAATGCAGTCCTCCCGCCTCCCCCCGGTCGGTGA
- the phnE gene encoding phosphonate ABC transporter, permease protein PhnE, whose protein sequence is MAEIPTHTVRPASAQNRDPLSARNLTILVGFLALMVWSYVGTEFSLRELLGGESAAQILTYAKKLFPPDLSSEFLLKTGYWTLETFAMSFLGTILAVVIAFGLVFFSSRNLMFAGLLFEMERRRPRVRALRTALYLSAKAVLNLLRTVPHLVWALILVFAVGLGPFPGMLALGIHTGGVLGRLFGEVMENVETQPIEALQATGAGRLQILLYGILPQVLPEFVAYTLYRWEVNIREAIILGYVGAGGLGQQIQIAISLFLEHRLLTLIIAIYLIVAVVDALSAYLRNRLR, encoded by the coding sequence ATGGCAGAGATCCCTACGCATACAGTGAGACCGGCGTCAGCACAGAATCGCGATCCTCTCTCCGCCCGCAATCTGACGATCCTGGTGGGCTTTCTCGCCCTCATGGTCTGGAGCTATGTGGGAACCGAGTTCTCACTGCGCGAACTGCTGGGCGGCGAGAGTGCAGCCCAGATTCTGACCTATGCGAAGAAGCTCTTTCCGCCTGATCTCTCGTCAGAGTTCCTGCTCAAGACCGGCTACTGGACCCTCGAGACCTTCGCTATGTCGTTTCTCGGGACGATCCTGGCGGTCGTGATCGCTTTCGGCCTGGTCTTTTTCTCCAGTCGTAATCTGATGTTCGCCGGGCTGTTGTTCGAAATGGAGCGGCGCCGTCCGCGGGTTCGAGCACTCCGCACCGCCCTGTACCTCAGCGCCAAGGCTGTCCTCAACCTTCTCCGGACCGTCCCTCACCTGGTCTGGGCGCTGATCCTGGTCTTTGCGGTCGGCCTCGGCCCGTTCCCAGGGATGCTCGCCCTGGGGATTCATACGGGCGGAGTCCTGGGCAGGCTGTTTGGGGAGGTGATGGAGAACGTCGAGACCCAACCGATTGAGGCGTTGCAGGCGACAGGCGCCGGCCGATTGCAGATCCTGCTCTACGGCATCCTCCCCCAGGTTCTACCAGAGTTTGTCGCCTATACGTTGTACCGATGGGAGGTGAATATCCGGGAGGCAATCATCCTGGGCTACGTCGGGGCGGGGGGGCTCGGCCAGCAGATTCAGATCGCTATCAGCCTCTTCCTAGAGCACCGACTGCTCACACTCATCATCGCGATCTATCTGATCGTCGCGGTCGTCGATGCCCTCAGCGCCTACCTCCGAAACCGCCTGCGTTAA
- the phnE gene encoding phosphonate ABC transporter, permease protein PhnE — MQRNVPSTPASLTLPARRFSNLQIACSVLFVLTFLGSYRLAQVKPLLLFESEGRRNIWKFVTGMFPPDLSWNFLSLLGRPILETFQISLMGTFIAVVISFPLGLLATSSLTFTGILNERELAGSPPRAILRKGSYLLARAVLSLFRTIPEFVWAFMFVRAVGLGPFPGVLAIGIAYAGMLGKVYSEILEHVNPGPLEALQATGASRLTILLYGLLPQALPNLVSYTLYRWECAIRASAILGFVGAGGIGQQLEISMRMFQFNQVTTLIAILFVMVAGVDTLSARVRSMILGRSSV, encoded by the coding sequence GTGCAGCGCAACGTTCCCTCTACTCCTGCCAGCCTCACCTTACCAGCTAGGCGCTTCTCCAACCTTCAGATTGCCTGTTCCGTCCTGTTCGTCCTGACGTTCCTGGGAAGCTACAGGCTTGCCCAGGTGAAGCCACTGCTACTCTTCGAATCTGAGGGACGTCGGAATATCTGGAAGTTCGTTACCGGCATGTTCCCGCCGGACCTGTCCTGGAACTTCCTGAGTCTGCTGGGTCGCCCGATCCTGGAAACCTTTCAGATCTCTCTGATGGGAACCTTCATCGCCGTAGTCATCAGTTTCCCCCTTGGCCTCTTGGCGACAAGTTCGCTGACCTTTACAGGCATACTGAACGAACGAGAGCTGGCCGGCTCTCCCCCGCGGGCAATCCTCCGCAAGGGATCGTATCTGCTGGCCAGGGCGGTCCTCAGCCTATTCCGAACCATCCCTGAATTCGTGTGGGCCTTCATGTTTGTCCGAGCCGTTGGGCTGGGACCGTTTCCCGGTGTCCTGGCGATCGGGATCGCCTATGCGGGAATGCTGGGGAAGGTCTACTCGGAGATCCTGGAGCATGTGAATCCAGGGCCGCTGGAAGCGCTCCAGGCGACCGGCGCCTCTCGGCTCACCATCCTCCTGTACGGCCTGTTGCCACAGGCCTTACCGAACCTGGTCTCCTACACCCTGTATCGTTGGGAGTGCGCCATTCGGGCATCTGCGATTTTGGGTTTCGTAGGCGCTGGGGGGATCGGCCAACAGCTTGAGATCTCAATGCGGATGTTTCAGTTTAACCAGGTCACGACCCTGATCGCAATCCTGTTCGTGATGGTGGCAGGGGTTGATACGTTGAGCGCGAGGGTGAGAAGTATGATCCTCGGCCGGTCGAGCGTCTGA
- a CDS encoding phosphonate ABC transporter ATP-binding protein encodes MYILDRVSKVFAGRTIAVHELDLKVRRGELVAFIGPSGAGKTTLFRMLNLTIPPTSGTLLFDGLDVGCFSGRRLREVRCRIGTIYQQHNLVPRLQVVHNVLSGKLGAWSIWQATRSLIRPTEIELASEALTQVGISDKLYERTETLSGGQQQRVAIARTLVQNPEVILADEPVSSVDPALATGIVKLLIELSQTTRKTLIMNLHSVDLALAHFPRVIGLKEGKILFDLPAPAVTDDHLAALYAGNQTPPAEEEAPSRAAQRSLYSCQPHLTS; translated from the coding sequence ATGTACATACTCGATCGCGTCTCGAAGGTATTCGCCGGTCGGACGATCGCCGTGCACGAGCTTGATCTGAAAGTCCGAAGGGGCGAGCTGGTGGCGTTCATCGGCCCGAGTGGGGCCGGCAAGACCACCCTGTTCCGGATGTTGAATCTGACGATCCCCCCAACCTCAGGGACCCTCCTGTTCGACGGACTGGATGTCGGTTGCTTCTCGGGACGGCGGTTGCGAGAGGTTCGATGCCGAATCGGAACGATCTACCAGCAACACAACCTCGTCCCTCGCCTGCAGGTCGTCCATAATGTGCTTTCAGGCAAACTCGGCGCCTGGTCCATCTGGCAGGCCACGCGCTCGCTGATCAGACCGACTGAGATCGAGCTTGCCTCTGAGGCACTCACGCAGGTCGGCATTTCCGATAAACTGTACGAGCGGACCGAAACATTATCAGGTGGCCAACAGCAGCGCGTGGCAATTGCCCGGACGCTGGTGCAAAATCCGGAGGTGATCCTGGCCGATGAGCCGGTCTCTTCAGTCGATCCTGCGTTGGCCACCGGGATCGTCAAGCTGTTGATCGAGCTCAGCCAGACTACTCGCAAAACCCTGATCATGAACCTCCACAGCGTGGATCTGGCGCTGGCCCACTTCCCCCGAGTGATCGGGCTCAAGGAAGGAAAGATCCTGTTCGACCTGCCGGCCCCGGCGGTGACAGACGACCATCTGGCAGCCCTCTATGCCGGGAATCAGACCCCACCAGCCGAAGAGGAGGCCCCCAGCCGTGCAGCGCAACGTTCCCTCTACTCCTGCCAGCCTCACCTTACCAGCTAG
- a CDS encoding putative selenate ABC transporter substrate-binding protein, whose protein sequence is MAVVVSLGLLSPAWSEAPKELRVSAIPDENPTELMRIYTPFAEYLSRELGIPVKYIPVVDYAATVEALAAKKLDMVWYGGFTFVQARKRTGNAIPVVSREEDLRFHSKFITRPDTGIKSLADLKGKTFSFGSVSSTSGHLMPRYFLLQNGIDPEKDFAKFSFSGAHDATALWVESGKVDAGALNEAVWDKLVQAKKVDLNKVQVFWTTPPYIDYVWTVRGDLDSSLVEKIAAAFTKLNYSNPADKALMDLQRTKRYVRVKVEQFKPAEEAAIAAGLLQ, encoded by the coding sequence ATGGCTGTTGTGGTGAGCCTCGGATTGCTCAGCCCTGCCTGGTCCGAAGCGCCAAAGGAGCTGCGGGTGTCGGCCATCCCGGACGAGAATCCCACTGAGTTGATGCGGATCTACACGCCTTTCGCCGAGTATCTGAGCAGAGAGTTGGGTATCCCGGTCAAATACATCCCCGTGGTGGACTACGCCGCAACCGTCGAAGCCCTGGCGGCGAAGAAACTGGACATGGTGTGGTACGGCGGGTTTACCTTTGTCCAGGCTCGAAAGCGGACAGGCAATGCGATCCCGGTGGTAAGCCGAGAGGAGGATCTGCGCTTTCACAGCAAATTCATTACCAGGCCGGACACCGGCATCAAAAGCCTGGCTGACTTGAAGGGGAAGACCTTCTCGTTTGGAAGTGTCAGTTCAACGTCAGGCCATCTCATGCCGCGCTATTTTCTGCTGCAGAATGGGATCGACCCGGAAAAAGACTTCGCGAAATTCAGCTTCAGCGGAGCTCACGACGCGACAGCCCTATGGGTAGAGAGCGGAAAAGTTGACGCCGGGGCCTTAAATGAAGCGGTGTGGGACAAGCTGGTTCAGGCCAAGAAGGTCGATCTCAACAAGGTGCAGGTCTTCTGGACGACGCCCCCCTACATCGACTATGTCTGGACCGTACGGGGCGATCTGGACAGCAGCCTCGTAGAAAAGATTGCCGCAGCCTTCACCAAGCTGAACTACAGCAATCCAGCGGATAAAGCATTGATGGACCTTCAGCGAACGAAGCGATATGTCCGCGTGAAGGTTGAACAATTCAAGCCTGCTGAAGAGGCGGCCATTGCTGCCGGGTTGCTTCAATAG
- a CDS encoding YMGG-like glycine zipper-containing protein has translation MSRATSKRIALAVLMLALTTGCAGMSTRQQRALSGGAIGAAGGAAIGAMAGSPTTGAIVGGAVGTATGAMWDDIKKSLK, from the coding sequence ATGAGTAGAGCTACGTCAAAAAGGATTGCTCTAGCGGTACTTATGCTCGCGCTGACTACCGGGTGCGCCGGAATGTCAACGCGCCAGCAGCGCGCCTTGAGCGGAGGCGCCATCGGCGCGGCCGGTGGGGCTGCGATAGGCGCCATGGCCGGTAGCCCGACTACCGGCGCCATTGTGGGCGGCGCGGTAGGAACAGCCACAGGCGCCATGTGGGACGATATCAAGAAATCGCTGAAGTGA